agtaagtgggcaattcttaagctgaaattgggtaagtggtcacgacccatTTATTTTAAGGTGGAGGATAGCGGTGAgtcttaaggaaaaacaaaagtaaagtGATGCCTTAAGGCTTACAACACAATTTGTCTAGAAAATCTAAATGTGAAATACAACAATGAAAGAAGAGACACGCCCCAGGTGTGCGAGCCTCTCAGAGTCTGATAAAGCTCATTTATTAAAAGTAGGAAATGCGATCGAGAAATGGAAATACCAAGTTGAAAACAGAATTCTGGAAATAACACCGAAACACTAACACTGCCACATCACTAGCTTCTAGTCCAGCTCCTGCACAATAAGTTGTTTATTACCTaaaatgtaggggtgagcaattcgtcctcgctagcccaataggggccgacccaacccatgctaggtttgaaaatacgATACGAAAACATACATATACTGCATATATATGAGTGCGTGTTGTAAAAATGATTCAAATCACTCTCAGGTCACTAAATAAACATATCTCCGACATGCAAGCATGTCTAGCCTTGCATTTTATCTCAACAATTAAATATcaacaacaaataagtaaaCATTTATCTCGAGGCATCAACAATGACAACCAAAAACAATGCAGGATTTTTCACGCAACTTGAGAAGAATactaaagacaaagtccttgtAAGGTGCAGGACCTCACCAGGGTGCCCATTCTGGCTATATGCAAGTTCACCGAAGGAAAAGACAGCTCAAGTAATGATCAAGGTTTACAGGCCAGTAAATTAGTGTTCATCACTAGAGGGTAGAGTTTATCATTGCCATGCACCATTCATTGCAAATGAATACATGGACCAGTTCATGGCAGATGGGAACTGGTCAAGAGAGGGAATCCAGAATGCAATGAATAGGGAATTTGGAATGGATATTGGCTACCAGATGGCATACAGAGCTAAACGAATGGCAACGCAGAAGGCACAGGGGACATATGAAGAGTAGTATAATCTTCTGGAGAGTTACGTGAATGAGCTGAAGAAAAGAAATCCAGGAACTTCTGTTTGGATCCAGATTGAGCTACAAGGTGAAGTTACGAGGTTTAAAaggatttatatttgttttgaagctttgaagaagGGATGGAGAGCAGGTTGCAGACCTATCATAGGTCTTGATGGATGTCATTTAAAGGTGTGCACAAGGGCCAGTTGTTGTCTGCAGTTGGGATCAATGGCAACAATGGCATTTACCCGATTGCATATGCAATAGTAGAGCAAGAAACAAGGGATTCTTGGACCTGGTTTCTAACATTCTTGATAGAGGACCTCCAGATATACTCTTCAGTGCATTATGCATTCATTTCAGATAAGCAAAAGGGACTGGAGCAGGCAATCAAGGACCTTTTTCCCAACTCTGAGCATAGGCATTGAGTTCGACACTTGCACAACAACTTCAAGGGAGATGTCCACAGTGGTTTGGCTTTAAAGCAACTTCTCTGGGCAGTGGCACGAGCTAATACTATGTCTCAGTATGACAAGGCAATGGAGGAATTGCAAATGGCATCTTTCTTGGCTTGGAAGTGGTGTGTTGATAGGCCATCTTCCCATTGGTCTAGATCACACTTTAAGGATCAAATTAAGTGTGACATCCTTCTGAACAACCACAGTGAGTCATTCAATAAGAGTGTGTTAGATGCAAGGAAAAAACTAATTCTTCCATGTTTGGAGGACATTAGGAAAGCATTGATGGTGAAGTTAAACCATAGGAGGAATTCTGCTGCTAAGTGGAGGTGCAAGATGGGGCCTAGAATTGAGAAGTTGttaaagaaaaatgaagttTGGAGCCATGATTACAGAGCACTTGAGTCTAGTGACATGAGGTTTGAAATACAGGGAAGGGGTCTTGCTTGCCAGATTGGAGTTGTGAGTCAGCATTCTGTTTATCTGGACACTGTGTCATGCACGTACAGAAGATGGGATTTAAGCGGACTGACCTATGGCCATGCAATTGCTGCAATTTATAGCAAAGGAAAGAGCCTGGATGATTATGTTTCGAAATGGTATACTCAAAAGAGATATATGGAAGCATATGAGGTGGTCATCAATCCCATTACAGGTGTTGTTGAATGGGAGTTGATTCAAAGGGAAATAGCACCTCCACTATATAGGAGGCAACCAGGGAGGCCCAAAACAAAAAGGACAAAGGAACCAGGTGGCTAATGTGATTTTTGAACTTGTGTTTTTATTACTTGCAAGTACATTTTCAATTAGTTTGTTGGGTTACTTACTGGAAATTCCCTTCATTTTCAGGTGAGGAACCTCCTCCAGCTGGAAGTGTAAGGCTGTTGAAGAGCTACTATTCTCAAATAACATGTGGGAGATGTCACATGAAAGGTCACAACAGGAGGACTTGTGAAAGAAGAAACGAGGTATGGTTCGCAATATTGATGAAAGTAGAATGATTATCaatatgttttgaattgtgcTAAGTTAATGTTTGTATGCTCAACATTAAGGGTGTCAATGAAGAAGGCCACCAAGATCATGCGAAGCCTAAAGCTGTGGATGAAGCTGCAGAACCTGGAGTTCAACCTTCATTGCAAGAACAGCCTTAGGATGACGATCAAATTAGAGATGCACCACCTCTGCCAACTGAAGAATCAATTCAAGACAATGCATATTCTCAGGCATCATCTGTGCAGCCAAATCTGGTTAATGACAATGTCAACCAGAATGTTAATTTTCGGGGTAATGTCAATCTCAATCTCAATATTGATTCCGGAGGTGCTGATAGGAATGGAAACCTTTCTCAAAACATGACCACAGTTGGGCAGAATGCTTCTCAGGTATATTTTGTTGGATGGTAATTGTTGGTCATTGTGATTGTGTGCAAAAATGCCTGCAGGGAGAATTAAGCCAAGAAAGTCACCCAGACTTGCTGCTGCATCTGTTCAACCTCAAAAACCCAAACTGCAGAGGGCTTTGTGGAAACCCTGAATTCTATGTTTTGGGAACCAAATAATGTggcatttgttttcttttgttataggaCAAATGCCACAAGCTTTTGTGTAACAGGTGGTTTTTGGAGAATCTGTAGTAGGGGCAATATGAACAATTGCTTCCCATTATTTGGAATTTCTATGTCATGCACAATTGAACCATTAACTAAGTAATTTCATTCCTATcattgccatttttttttttccattttcccTACTACTAATAGTCCATGTTTAAAGAAGAGTATGGTTAGTTGCAGACTTTATCAGAATTCTAGCGGGAAAAATATGTGTAAAGAGTGTAGGTTGTACTTTGGAGGGAAAATGCAGTacagaccattttaccccttcAAATACGGCCATCTTGCAACAAactaacggcgtcattgacgtcgtgtatgcTTACTGGTCGGTTTTTAAACCtcatgtaccaaagtttatgttttggaaATTGCTATACTGAAATTTGTAGTGGTCCATGGTTGAGGTCCACTTACCAAATTTTTCCCTTTCTAAAAGATAGAGAGAGTCGTAGGTAAATGTATGCTCTACAATTTGTTGATGCGTTAAAAAATGTGGCTGATATTTGAGAAATATTGGAACAACAACAAAGGACAAAGGATCGATCTAAATAAAGTGATGGCTCTGAAACGAGCTCGACTTCAGACTTGGGCGAGCTCTAATAGGATGCAAGCTCAAAAGGTGAAAGCACTACTAACAAATCACTGCCAGAAACCATTTAAACCCATAACAATCCCACAACCTTAATTCAGCCTACTACTACTACAAATTCTGAATTTTCATTTTTACCTATCACACAGTGTGTTGATTATCCTAGTATCTTCTGTATTTTTTCGGAACAATGAACTATACTAGTTTGTATACTTTATTTAAGAGAACAGATTGTGTCAATCAAAATGGATGAACTATAGATTATCTTAAAAGTTATAATATATTtaagagaagagaaaatatttcaaacagtacccacactaaggccaactcctaacttcagtacccgactatgcaaaactatcactttggtaccccaagtttgaagctcgacccaagaatagtacacgccgtccatcataacgttaagtctttgctacgtgacaaaccatgagggccctcaaaatatgccacgtggttagctaattaacgccgtgatggacggcgtgtaccattcttgagttggacttcaaacttggggtaccaaagtgatagttttgcatagtcgggtactgaagttaataATGAGTCTTAGTTCGGGTATcgtttgtaacattttctcttaAGAGAATAGGGCTTATTAATCAAAACTGTAGGCACTATCCACCAAATGCTGATAAGAATCATAGGGTCCTTGTGGGTGATAGGTCTCACGTAAACAAGTTGACTGCAGTTGGGTACCACCCACCAAATGTACAAACATTTCATACAAGTAATGTTATTCACAACGTGCAAAATAAGAGTATAGTATTAGCTTGAGCAACTAAAATATTTGGTACACTGGGTACAGTTGTAGAATAATATCTACAAACTTTATGCAAggatgcagctcatagatgctGGCCAAGAAACTCAGAACAGGGCAAGCATgcaaataactaagaaaacaaATATTTTCTGTTTGTTCTCACCATTTTCCATTCATGATCATATTGACAAAATTACAAAAGTTGATTTTATCAGTCACGCTTTAAAGCCTTTGTTAAAAAGGCCCTTGTGATCACTATTGCGAGGTAAGCCAAGACTGTAATGGCGATGCTCCCAAGTAAAACAATATTATCGAAAGAAGAATTTTGGACAGTATAGACTCGGAGCCCAATTGTATTCCAGTTACTTTCTGTCCAAACGGCATCCAACAGCCCCATGGGATCAGAGTTATTTGGAGGCAATACAGTCCAGGATCCAGATTCAAATTTCAACCTTGTTGAGTAAGCTGGAACGTATCTGTATGATCAACCACAAGGATTTAATTCAGTCTGAATTAGCAATATTCATATTTAGTATAGCTATCACCTTTCACAAACGACACAAGAACCTTCATGCAAGGCAGGCCAGCTATGAAATaatagtggatccaaaattgttatatttattgtTCTAATTTTATGGGATGTTCCCAAGGGGCAAAGGTTGTTATGTTCATAGAACCAAACTCTTAACAGAATTTATTTAGTATGCTTTTGCTCCATAGTGAGTGAGGTACCTGGTTGTGGAGACAACACAAACACCCTTTCCATCTGTCTCTGCTCTAATGCAGACTCTACCATCATTGCTGCAATCTTTAGAACAGACAGAGGTAGCATTTTCCTTTGAAATAGAAGTTTTTTCAGCCAGGAAGTTCCAAACAAACCTTGAAATATCACTAACATATCCAACATACGGGGTGGATGAAGGTTCATCAATGATAACGCCAACATAATTGCTGGGGCAGGTATTCGCTGGTGTTATATAATTTTTAACCAGCTCACAAGAAAGACCTGGCTCACAGTCCAATAGGCAACCCATTAGTTCTTTGACCAGTGAAACATTCACATTGATAGACGTTAAAGCCGAACTGCTTGTATTGTTATTGCCACTGGCAAGAATGTAAAGGGTGCGTGCTACAAGGGAAGCAGCTGCCACAATAGCTGAAGAGTTTATATTTGCTGCACAAATTGGGGACAAAATAGATTTTGGATCAGTGAATTGCATTAAGATGGTCAATCACAAAAGCGAAAGAGCATACAAAGAAACTCACATAGATCATCAAGGTGACTCTGGTAGAACTTGTTGGTAAAGACAGTATCAAAGTCTTCCAATACAACCCCAGAGGTTAGAGAGCCCTGTTAAGAGCAGAGGAGTTAATGCTGGAGTTTCGCAAACCCAATAATGAAAGGAAGGCCTCAGTATCTTTTGAACATGTTAGGATATCATTTCAGTTTCAATTGATTCTAGATGTATTCATCTTAATGAGACATACACAATCAACAGCATGATCCTATATATATTATTCCTTCACATTTCCGtcagggaaaaaaaattctaattcaAGTACAGAATTAAGATCTccaaaaagaagaaatgcaCAGCTGAAATGAAAGGAAGTAGTGCAATCTAACTACAGAATACTTTATATTGAATGCCCTAATGCTGTTCGATTTAGTTAGTCCTTCTCTATGTTTCAAAGTTAGACACTTCAAGTAgattgaagaaaaataattccCTCTCTGCATTTCCGTCATGGGGAACAAAGAAATATTTCTGAAGTGCACAAGTAAGATctccaaaagaaagaaacacacAGCTGAATGAGAGGATTTCTCTTCTCAGACGTTTTCAGAAACTTTCATTTTCTGCATTTTGATACTGTTTCTGAAATTGAACGCCTACTGATTAAATAAAGTAGTGGACAACTATACCAGGCACATTATTCACTCTAAAACAGTACATAGGAcaagaacaaaagaaacaaattcagGGACGGACAACTATACTAGAGGGTCTTGTCTTTAAAATGTGccatttcatcattttctttggtcaatCACAAAGCATTGGGTAGGGAGGATATGAACCAACATTTTAGAGGAGAGGTGTGCCCATGATCTGTGCCCCAGCCACACAACAAAGCATCATGCCGTTTCCTTTTTAATATTGCATCATGTTATGACCGTATACATAAACAAGAATAACTGTAACAACAGTAaaaatttctatcaataaaCTGCAACAAACCTTTCCCAGAAAAGCCATCAAGGAAGATGGAGGTATCCCAGGATTTGAAGCATTTGCAGACAAGACGACAATGTGGTCAGACTTGACTGAATCTTGGGCAATCCTCAAAGCATCCAATGTCTCATTTGTGGCAGAGGAAGTCTACAAAATAAGATATTTAAGAATATAACCATACTGAATGCAATGACTATTTGCAGATAATGGGGCAGACAGATTCTTTCTTTAATCCTCCCAAGAGCTTCTACTTTGAAGAATTTATCTAGAGAGAGGAGGTTTTTCACAGGGGTGAATTTGATGTTTGGTATTTTTGTAGCAATGATTTAATCTAACAGGAATGGTTGATTAATGAATGTTAATTTTAAATCATGATGAGATAACAAAATCTTCATTTGTTTCTAATTTGACATGTTCAAGCAGTAAGAGGATGGGTTGATCAACTGAGGTTTAACTTTCTTAGAACACTGTATAGAGAAGGAAAAGGAACTGAAACTTAAATGTGTAAAAGGGCAGTAGCGTGCAGTGTAAAATGCAAGAATGATTGTTGGGTTCTCGTCACTCCTGCACTTAGGCAATTTAACACAACTTAAGATGATTATGGCTATACCATTTCTCCACCATTACACAATTGTGATCACCCACAACACCCAACTGCTACCACCAGAAATTTACCACCAAAGAGCGTCCTGCACCCAGCATGGCATACTGGAAGTGCATCAGACATCCCAGATTTGAAAGTAGTCATACACAAAAGTGACATAAACAATCAACCGGAAGTTTGAAACTACAAATTTGAGGCAGAGTCACAGAAGTAACAAGGATGTGAGTAaaatttgaataacaaatttctCACCCCAGCTGTATGAACAAAAAAGTTCTTTGCTTCTTGGCTCAGGACCTTCCCAATGGAACCTATTTCGACAACCTACACAAAAGCACCCAATTACCCAATAATTagcatattatatatatttactgaTATAGAGAAAGATCCATGTGAAGTATAAAAACAACAGACCATATAACTTGACATAAACTGCAAGCATATGTAACATAAGTCACAGTATCTCTTGGCCCACTGGGGAGCAGAACAGGAGAGGGATATATAACATGACACATAATTACAGGGAACTTCTGCCAGAACTCAAAAGGGGGAAGGTGAATGGCAaactcagtttttttttctgattgatGTGTTTGATGATTCAGTGTTGGGAGGATCTCGTAGgtttgtcatctcatgccaAGCATAACATTTTAATTGAGTAGTATTAAAATAATACCTTTCAAAATTACAGTATTTGACCTCAACAAATATCAAGAACAAAAGTATACCTACCCTCTCAATCAATGAGTAATTAAGGCCACTAACAGCATCAGACTGCAGATCCAGTTCCAGCAAAAATCTCCTGCTACCAAGGTAACCCCAGGCCTCTCCGGTGAAAACAAtaaatacaagctgcattaaaCTTTAGGGTCAGAAAGGATGACATTTCTGCACGTGCAACAGTAATACaaggtataaaaaaaaaataaataaataaatatataaatacacaaacaataaaacaaaaaacaaataaccaaaggaaacaaaaaaaaacgtaaaaataaaattaaacaaacaaaatatcATATTACAAATAGTGGGCCAGATGCCTACACCAAAAGGATGGCAAAACCCAATAATAACACAGAATCCACACAACAAAATACAGACTGCACCTACACTTGACATCAACTAATGGCTTAACTATTGGATGATAACTTGATGGCCATAAGATTTTATCGCAACATGTTAACTGAATACGTAAAATTGCAGTAAAACAGAAGGTTGGAACATGTGGCCTTGGTGTAAGAGAAAGATTGAAAGTAATGTGAAGACCAAACAACGGCAAAAAATTGAACAATAATTGACTAGGCATGGAGAACAAGCAACTGGGCAGACAAATAGAACCATGTGTTACAAATTTAATAAATAGATTTACAAACTTTACAATGGTGAAATAACCACAAAATCTTGAACGTGTTGCATCGCCAATTGAAACCTACAGTTATAAACTacttccaaatcttcaaggggTTCTTAATTTTTATACAGGAACTTCTAAGATGTGCATTGAGGGTGTTTCACTCGATCATTTCTCACTATATTCCTTCAGGCCCCAATCTGTAAAATGTATTATTCTGTTACTTCTTGCAATTGACTTTTGTTTCTATTGGCAGAGAATGGAGCATTTATTTACCCAAGAAAGGACCTTATATGCTGGCTTACGAACAGCAGTATACAGGCCAAAGAAAGTAAGAGCATTCAGCCTGCTGATCAATTCTTACAAGGAACCTGTAATTTCTGATGTAGTTTAAGTCCTGAAAAATTAGCTTACTTAATGCTTGTAGGAAATGAAGCTGAGGTGCGGCCA
Above is a genomic segment from Rosa chinensis cultivar Old Blush chromosome 3, RchiOBHm-V2, whole genome shotgun sequence containing:
- the LOC112192848 gene encoding nicastrin, with protein sequence MAAKFLQLLLLLSFQLHLSFSGQTSMMESVPDLQSSMYMTIDGYPCVRLLNLSGEIGCSNPGREKVVAPIIRLNNANDLTQLSAVLLSVDEIESFFARISKDTTFASNIAGVLVESGPEIQNKLKGFSPALKFPQSDFAPYRSINYEWNPIGSGIMWNTYNFPVFLLSQSSTLTLQEAALNNEKSKKSYTADVAEFDLVMQTMKAGTHDSKSCLEENTCLPLGGYSVWSSLPPINISSSEQSKPIILAVASMDSASFFRDKNLGADSPISGLISLLAAVDALSKGNIVDDFNKQLVFIVFTGEAWGYLGSRRFLLELDLQSDAVSGLNYSLIERVVEIGSIGKVLSQEAKNFFVHTAGTSSATNETLDALRIAQDSVKSDHIVVLSANASNPGIPPSSLMAFLGKGSLTSGVVLEDFDTVFTNKFYQSHLDDLSNINSSAIVAAASLVARTLYILASGNNNTSSSALTSINVNVSLVKELMGCLLDCEPGLSCELVKNYITPANTCPSNYVGVIIDEPSSTPYVGYVSDISRFVWNFLAEKTSISKENATSVCSKDCSNDGRVCIRAETDGKGVCVVSTTRYVPAYSTRLKFESGSWTVLPPNNSDPMGLLDAVWTESNWNTIGLRVYTVQNSSFDNIVLLGSIAITVLAYLAIVITRAFLTKALKRD